GCCGCCAGCTTCTGCAGCGTGGGCAGCGCGAAGGCCGCCGTCTTGCCGGTGCCGGTCTGGGCGCATCCCAATAGGTCCCGGCCTTCCAGAAGGTATGGGATGGACTGGGCCTGTATGGGCGTGGGATGTTCATATTTGGCGCCGTTGAGGGCGCGTAAAAGAGGCTCTATAAGCCCCATTTGTGAAAACGAGGAAATAGTCATTCCTTTGGTGTTCCTGAATAAATGTGAATGAAATGCATTGACGCGGAAAGTTGATTGGCGCCGAGGCGCCGGGCGCCCCTTACCAGGAGCGCCGCGCCGGCTTTGCCTTGCGGGGTTCGGCCTGATTGACCTTCATGTTGCGGCCCTGCAGGTCTTTTCCGTTGAGCGCCTTGATGGCCCTGTCCGCGTCGGAATTGTTCATTTCGACGAAGGCGAAGCCGCGTGAACGGCCGGTCTCACGGTCCGTGATGAGTTTCAACGATTCCAGCTCGCCAAACTCCTCGAACAACGGGCGAAGATCCGACTCGGTGACGTTAAAGGCGAGGTTTCCAACAAAAATGTTCATGGTACGCTATAGATCCTTTGCAAAAAAAATGTTAGGTCCGCCGGTGGTCACACGCGGCGCGGCCAGTGAGCCGAACTTTGGAAGTAATGTCTGAGGCGGGTTTAAGGCGTCAGCTTCAGCCAAAATTTGGCATAAACAATAACTACCTTGTTAATGTACCAGCTTTTCAGGATTATTCCTAGAAGTATTTTCAAAATAGAAGAAGGGCGCC
This is a stretch of genomic DNA from Nitrospinota bacterium. It encodes these proteins:
- a CDS encoding RNA-binding protein; translation: MNIFVGNLAFNVTESDLRPLFEEFGELESLKLITDRETGRSRGFAFVEMNNSDADRAIKALNGKDLQGRNMKVNQAEPRKAKPARRSW